In Flammeovirgaceae bacterium, the sequence TTTGATTTATACCTCCAATATTTTTGCCGTTATGGGGCTGCGCGCCATGTTCTTTCTATTGTCAGGCATCATTGATAAATTCTACCTGTTGCAAAAAGGCCTTTCTATTATTTTGTTCTTCATAGGCGCAAAAATGATTCTGGAGATCTTCCAGATTGATATAAACGTTTACTTATCCTTCTCGGTAATCATCGCTACACTTACTTTGTCCATCATCTTCTCCGTCATCATCCCGCGAAAGTCAAAAATTGTTTGATTACGATTGCCCGGTGAATAAATTCTTGGGCAGTATTTTCAGCAACACGGGCAGTGTTAAAAAGTTCTCCGGCAACGCAATGATTGCAAATGTAGGTATTGTTTTAAGCGCCCGGATAAGATGAAGACGAACGGCCTGACTTTCATCGGCTGTTAACACTTCGGCCTGCGCTTTCAATAACAGGTTCATTATCGCCTTATTATCCTGGATTTCTTTCAAAAGCCTGCCGCGGTTTTTATCGGCAATGCGGGCCACGCGCGAAATAAAATGTTCACTCACCCGCTCGTAGTTTTGTTTGTCTTGCAGGTATTCCAGTTCCTCCCAGTGTTCCAGAACAAAGCCTTCAATGGCAATCAGGCTGTTTTCCAGATCATCCTCAGAAAAACCCATGTGCGTGCACAATCGCTTCAGAAACTCATGCTCACTGTCTTCCACCCTGCGGTCGGCCCACATGGTCAGGATGGCTACTTCCAGATAAAATTTGCGGAGAATCCACGAATTATCGGCTGGCAGGTTGATGTCCTGAACGGCCACCCCCGATTTAAAGATGCTCAACGCCTCCTTTCTTCGCTCGGAAGGTATTTCAGTGCCCTGGATAAAGTATTCAAACAGTTTTTGCTCCTCAAAATCAAGCACGTTATCGGAGTGTGCGGCAGCGGCAATTACTTTTATAACTGAAAAGCGGAGTTCTTCCCGTTCGTACCGGAAAAAATCGGCTACAATTTTATCGGCATTGGTATGTATCCACTGCCCGAAAATGAAAATGTCAAGGAACAGGATACTGTTGTGAAAAAAATAAACCCAGAAATTCCCCCGGTGTTCAAATGTGCGATCAATGCGTTTCTCAAGAATACGCTCGGCCAATTCAACGGTTGATCGTTTCTTGCCAAACAGAGTTTTGGTGGGTGTAGCCAGTTCCGGAAAAATAGTGTTGTAGAAGGTGGTTATTTTTTCGAGCACCCGCGTAAACAAATCGGCCAGCTCTTGCTGGTTAGCAATGGGCTTGCCGTGAAATAAAATTGAACTGCTGATAAGGCTTTCGGCCAACAACACCTTCATCCGGTCCTTCTCATCCCAGGAGGCAGCATCCGGATGGTTGATGTTGCCTACCGATTGCCCGTACATTAACCCCGTGGGTTGTATAATCCGGTACAGCGCATACTCCGGGTGAGAGTCCTTGCGGTGATCTGCAAGCTCGTTAAACAGATCTTTTCTAAAATCAAGATACTCGCTAAGCCAGCCTTTATTACTTGGCTTCATAACAAGGTGAAGGTACCCAAATTTCTGAACAATGTCAGGCGAGTTTGCGCCATCCCTTCTTTTCGATATCGCGGGCTGATGTTTCTACTTTTGTTTGAAGACTTTTTTTAAATGCATCCAGTTTGCCGGCTACAGTCTTATCAACCGAGCCAATAACCTGCGCGGCCAGAATACCCGCATTACGCGCACCATTTAAGGCTACCGTGGCAACCGGCACGCCTGAGGGCATTTGCAGAATGGATAATACGGAGTCCCACCCGTCAATGGAGTTGGAGGATTTAACCGGCACACCGATTACCGGCAACGAGGTGATGGAAGCCACCATGCCGGGCAGGTGAGCCGCACCGCCTGCTCCGGCTATAATAACTTTAAGACCTTTTTTGCGGGCATTTGTTGCATACTCAACCATGCGCAAGGGCGTACGGTGTGCCGACACTACGGTAAGCTCGTAAGGCACCCCCAGTTCTTCAAGTGCTTCAGCCGCTTCTTTCATCACCTTCAAATCCGACTGGCTGCCCATGATTATACCCACTACCGGTTTTTTCATGCAATAACTTTAAGAGTTCGCTTTACAAAGTTCACTTTCTCGCGCAAACTGGCAATATCCGGATCTACAATCGTTACATGGCCCATTTTGCGGAATGGTTTAGTTACCTTTTTTCCATACAAATGCACGTGCACACCGGGCGTGCCGATTACTTTTTCAAATCCCTTATACCGGGCCGGGCCGGTGTAGCCGGGCTCTCCCAGCAAGTTCACCATCGCACTCGGTAACAGCAGGTGGGTCTCGCCCAACGGAAGGCCGAGTAGTGCCCGCAGATGTTGTTCATATTGCGATGTGGCGTTTGCTTCGATAGTATGATGACCGCTGTTGTGGGGACGGGGCGCGATTTCGTTGATTAGAATTTCGCCTTTTTTGGTTACAAACATCTCCACAGCAAGCAGACCCACCATTTTTAGTTCATTAATTGTTTTGCACGCAACAGCTTCTGCTTCCTGCTTAATGGCCCGATTGAGTTGAGCAGGCGCATAAAGGTATTCCACAAGGTTTTTTTCCGGATGAAAAACCATCTCCACAGGAGGGTAAGACTTTATTTCTCCATGCTCGTTCCGTGCAACGATAACCGAAATTTCCTTTTCAAAGTCAACAAACTGCTCAAGCAAACCCGGAGCGTCAAATGCCTTACGCAGATCTTTTGTTGAGCGGATAACCTGAACACCCCGGCCATCGTAACCTTCGCGTCCGAGCTTATGAACGGCCGGTAAAAAATCCTTGTACTTTTTTACATCCGCACGGCTTTCAGTAAGGTAAAAGGGCGAAGTGGGCAGGCCGCATTCGCGATAGAAAATCTTTTGAGTGCGTTTGTCTTGTATCAGTTCAATAACTTCGGGCTGCGGGTAAACTCTTTTGCCTTTTTTTACCAGCTCCTTCAACGCCCGGGTGTTTACATTTTCTATTTCGATGGTGATAATATCGCAGGCCTCACCAAATTTCATCACGGTACGGTAGTCAGTAAGTTTACCTTCCCGAAATGGGGCCAATCCGCTGCAGGGCGCTTCGCTGTCCGGATCGAGTACACGAAAGGAAAGGTTAAAATCTATGCCCGACTGGATGAGCATGCGGCCAAGCTGGCCGCCCCCCAGGATACCAATGGTAAAATTTTGTTGAAACTGCCGGCTCACCTTGTAACTGTGGCCTAAATTTAGAGAGTTTCAGTTATAACTCGTTATGAATACCCAGTGTAATGCCTAATAGTATTTTTGATCTTTTCATTACCTTCAACCATGAAAAGACCAATTCTTATTATACACTTTGCATTATTGTTTTTAGCACCGGTTTCGGCACAGGTAATCGGCACTACTTTTCCATTAATGGAAGCTGAAACCGTGGAAGATAAAAAAGTGACGTTGCCAGAAGCAGTTAAAGGAAAGTATACGTTGCTTGGACTGGCCTATTCCAAAAAATCTGAAGATGAGTTGAATACGTGGTTTCAGCCGGTATTTGAAAAGTTTATTCAGAAGAACAAGGGCTTGTTTGAGGGATTCGGGTACGATGTTCACGTGTACTTTATCCCCATGTTTACCGGTGTTAATGCGGCCGCTACAGGTACAGCCAAGCGCAAGGCCATTAAAAATGTTGATCCGCAGCTGCTGCCATACATCCTTTTTTACAAAGGAGAACTAAAGCCCTATAAAGATGCACTTGATTTTGAGAAGAAAGACATCCCGTACTTCTTTGTGCTGGATAAAGAAGGTAAGATTCTTTACGCCACCAGCGGTAAGTACAGTGTTTCAAAAATGGATGAAGTAGAAAAAGTCCTCGAATAGGTATTCAATGGATATCCTTATCCTGCTTGCGCTTGCTTTAGCCCCCGGTATTGCCATTGGGATCTATATCTACCTTAAAGATCATCATGAACGGGAGCCGATTGGTTTATTGCTCACCAGTTTTTCCTACGGTGCACTGAGTACGCTGGTAACCTTTGCCATAAGCTGGCCGCTGGAATTCCTCGTCTTCCTAAAAGAAGATAGCGTAACCGATCAGTTTACCAATGCCTTTTTCAAAGTTGCATTGGTTGAAGAGTTCAGCAAATTCATTTTTATCCGGTTTATTCTCTATCCAAATAAAAATTTCAATGAACCGTTTGACGGCATTGTGTATGCCACCATGGTGGGCATGGGGTTTGCAACTTTTGAAAACATCCTGTATGTTTTTCACTATGGCGTGCCCACAGGCATTCTTCGCATGTTCACTGCAGTACCCGCGCACGCCTGCTTCGCGGTGCTAATGGGGTATTTTCTCGGTAAGGCTAAGTTTACACACCGTAAAGAAATTTACTATTCGATTGTTGCTTTGCTGGTTGCTACTGCTTTTCACGGAGCGTACGACTACTTCTGGTTTATTTCTTTTGTACCAGGTATTTGGATTGGTGCGATAATATCTCTGATTGTTGCGTTGGCGCTCTCTAAAAAAGCCATCTTGCTTCATCAGCAATCTTCACCGTTTATTAATGCAGACTCAACCCGAAACAATTCGTAATAAACTGCTCAGGAGTTTAGCTCAATCTCCTCCCCTTCCTTACTGAGGAATTTAAACTCCGTTATACCCACCGAAGAATCAACCTCCATGTTCACCCAGCGTTTGTATTTAAAAAACCATTTCACCCGTTGCGAAAAAATGCCTTTGGTAAAATAGGAGTGTAAATACGGATGAAGTGCCAAAACCAGTTGCCGCTGGTTTTGCTTCACCAGCAGGTAATCCAGCGTTTTCTCAATCTGGTCCGATACCAAAATTGAGGCGCCAATTTTACCGGTACCATTGCAGGTCGGGCACACTTCTTTGGTGGCAATATTTACCTGAGGGCGAACCCGCTCACGGGTAATCTGCATTAATCCGAATTTCGAAAGCGGCAGAACGGTGGACTTGGCTTTGTCTTTTTCCATCTCCTCTTTCATGATCTTATGGATCTGCTTTTTATTATCGTGGTTCTTCATGTCGATGAAATCAACCACAATAATGCCTCCCATATCGCGCAGGCGAAGCTGGCGGGCAATTTCTTTAGCCGCCTCTATGTTAACCGAAAGAGCTGTGTTTTCCTGGTTCTCTTCGCGGTTCGATTTATTTCCGCTGTTCACATCAATTACGTGCAGGGCTTCGGTGTGCTCAATAATCAGATACCCTCCGCCTTTTAAACTCACCGTTTGACCAAACGCTGATTTGATCTGCTTTTCAATGCCGTAATGTTCAAAGATTTTAACCCGTCCGGTATAGAATTTTACAATCTTCTCCTGTTCTGGTGAAATGGTGCGGATATAAGCCCGGATTTCTTCATAAATCTTCTTGTCATCAACATGAATGTTGTCGAACGATTCGTTTAATAAATCGCGTACCAGCGAAGAGGTTTTGTTCAACTCGCCAATCAGTTTGTCGTTCGGTTGGGCCGTGGGCAGCCGGGTGATGCCTTCTTCCCAGGTTTTAACCAGGTTGCGCAGGTCGCGATCCAGATCGGCCACTTCCACGCCCTCGGCAACTGTGCGAACGATCACACCGAAATTTTCGGGTTTAATCGATTGGATAAGGCGCAGCAGGCGCTTGCGTTCATCGCTGCTGGTAATCTTTTTTGACACGTTAACCGTGTTGGAAAAGGGCACGAGCACCAGGTAGCGCCCGGCAAGGGAGAGTTCACAGGACAGTCGCGGGCCCTTGGTCGAGATAGGTTCCTTTACAATTTGCACCGGTATGAGCTGGCCCTTGGCCAGTTGCTGGCCTATTTTGCCATGCTTGTCAATATCCGGTTCGAGCGTAAATTTTTCCAGCTTGCCGAAAATTTTCCGGGCACGCACCAGTTTGGTAAACTTCTGTAGCGAACTGAACTGCGGTCCCAGGTCGAGGTAATGAAGGAATGCATCCTTATCATACCCCACATCAATGAAGGCTGCGTTTAACCCCTGCACCACTTTTTTAACGGTGCCCAGGTAAATATCACCCACGGTGAACTTGCTGCCCTCGGTTTCCTGATGGAATTCAACAAGTGTTTTATCCCGAAGAAGAGCTATACGACATCCGTCCTGAGCATTGCTTATTATTAGTTCATTGCTCACAACGTATCAGATTAAATGTGTATAGATTTCGGATAAGCCACCCGCCAGCCGGGCGGGTGGCTTCCCTGGCTTACTTCTTCTTATGTCTGTTCTTTCTCAAGCGCTTTTTACGCTTGTGCGTAGCCATTTTGTGCTTCTTTCTTTTTTTTCCGCTTGGCATAATTGTTAATGTTTTAACCCATGCCCGCTGTGGCAGGGGTTGGTTTTTAATTTATTTCAAGTCGTTCAGATACGAATCTGCGGTTGCCTGCACTGCAGGATCGGTATCCAGTTGTTTTACTTTTTCAAACTGTTCACGGGCTTTCCTCCTGTCGCCTGTGTTCATGTAAGCCACCCCCAACAACAATAACCCCTGCACATGGTTTGGGTTTACCACAGTAAGCTCCGTTAACCGTTCTATGGCACGGTCATACTGGCCCGACTGGATGGACAACATGCCCAGGTTGAACAAGGCCGTTTCGTTTTTCGGATCGGCCGCCAGCACTTCGCGCAGCAGGGTAATGCCCTGCATGGGGTTGGCCGATGACATATAGGTCATCGCCAGTTTTGATTTTACATCCAGGTTAGCAGGTTGCGCTGCCAACACTTTTGCAAAATACTCCTGTGCTTTTTGGGCCAGTTCACCTTGCCTGCTTTCGTCCGTAGCAAAGGTATAGGCCTCGTAATAGGCGTTTCCGGCTTTTGCCCAGCTTTCCAGTGTATTAAAGAACGTTGCAGCCTTTTCAGCAAACCAGGCAGCACTATCAAACCTGCCTGCTTTGCTGTATAATGCTGCCAGCGAATCGGCAAAGATAGCATTTTTTTCTGCGGTACTGGTCTGATAAGCCCTTCTTACCTGGACAATAGTCTGTTTCAATTGCTGCGGTACCTGGTGTGGATCGGTAGCTGTAGGTTGACCGGATGAGTCGGACTGAATAGTTTGTTCATCGTTGCGAACAACTGCTTTGGGCAGCATAAATAAGGCAGCGATCAATGCGGCACTGATCACGACAAGGATAATTCTGTTTTTAAGCATGGGGGTTCAGCGGGCCTGTGGTCAGGCCTTTTCAGCAAGCTGTTTTACTTTATCGCTGTTTTTGATTTTGCTCACAAAAATCTTGGCGGGCTTAAAACTGGGCACATAGTGTTCATCAATCACCAGGGCTGTGTTACGCGAAATGTTCCGGGCAATTTTTTTCTTCCTTTTTTTATTAATGAAACTGCCGAACCCACGAATGTAAATATTGTGGCCGTTGGCCATGTTGCTTTTAATAACACTGAAGAAGGCTTCTACCGAAGCCGTTACATCAGCTTTATCTACTCCGGTCTTTTCAGCGATTTCGTTAATAATATCTGCTTTGGTCACAGTGGTAAATTTTAATTTCTGCTTTTTCGGGAGGCCAAAGTTAATTTGTGGCTTCAGATTTAAAAATGAATATTGAAAAAATTGATAATCAGGAGGATGGACAATCGTTATTTCTCTCAAAAAGTCGTTGAATGGTACCTGAAAAACAAACGGAATCTACCCTGGCGCAACACTACCGACCCGTATAAAGTCTGGCTTTCCGAAATAATTCTGCAACAAACCCGCGTTGAACAGGGCCTTCCTTACTACAGCTTGTTTATCAAAAAATTCCCTACGGTAAAGGCGCTGGCCGCTGCACCGGCACAACTGGTATTGCGGGCGTGGCAGGGGCTTGGCTACTACACCCGTGCCCGTAACCTGCACCGGTGCGCGCACATCGTTGCGCAGCAGTTGAACGGAAAATTTCCCGACAATTATGCCGCCCTGCTTACGTTGCCGGGCATTGGAAACTACACAGCCGCTGCCATTGCCTCCATTTGTTTTAATGAACCCGTTGCCGTGGTGGATGGAAACGTTTTTCGCGTATTGGCCCGGGTGTTTGGTATTTATGAGCCGATTAATTCCGTTTCAGGTAAACAACGCTTTAATGAGTTAGCCAATATACTGATTGATAAAGAGCGGCCCGCTTTATTCAATCAGGCGATAATGGAATTCGGAGCGCTGCACTGCACACCGCGAAATCCCCTTTGTGCAGATTGCATATTTAAAAAACAATGCGTTGCCTATGCCGGTATCCTGCAAACTGAGTTGCCGGTGAAGATTAAAAAGAAACCCGCACGTAACCGGTACTTTACATATGTGGTTTTTCGTAAGGGAAACTTTTTATTTATGAATAAGCGATCGGCCGGTGACATCTGGCAGTCGTTGTATGATTTTTATCTTGTTGAAGGGCGGTCTCAAAAGCTAACTTTGGCATGGTTTAAAAAACACCATACCGAACTTGCTCCGCTGCTAACGCAAGTAAAACAACCCGGGGCAACCCGGTGGTACCGGCACAACCTCAGCCATCAAAAAATATTTGCCCGTTTTCTGGTGGTTAACGGAGTTCCCGATAAAAAACTCGGACTGCGAAAATTCAGTCTGAAAACCGTGGAAAACCTGCCAAAACCCGTGCTTATCAGCCGATTTTTGAAGGACGCTCAACTTTTATAGTTGCCCCCGTATTGGTATTTTTGCTGCCCAGTTGGTTGTCATTGCAGGGCACACAGGCACGTATGCCGGGCAATGACTTCTGTTTTATAGCACGAAATGAAAATATACCCGTATGTCAGGAGTAAATAAAGTAATACTTGTTGGTAGGCTCGGAAAAGATCCGGAAGTGAGGAATTTAGAAAGTGGCGTTTCAGTAGCAAACTTTACAGTGGCTACCTCAGAAACATACCGTGACAGAACCACAGGCGAGAAAAAGGAAATTACGGATTGGCACAATGTTGTGTTGTGGAGGGGGCTTGCTGAAGTAGCACAAAAATACCTGCATAAAGGCGACCTGGTGTACATCGAAGGAAAACTGAAAACCCGTTCATGGGAAAAGGATGGTGTAACACGCTACACAACCGAGGTTGTGGCCGATAATATGACGATGCTTTCAACCCGCGGCAGCAATACCGCTGTTTCCTCTGAAAATCAAGGCTATGCTTCACCCAAAAATACCAGCACCGAAAGCATGCCGCTCCCGGCCGACACGGGTGGTACGGACGACTTGCCTTTTTAAGTAAATCCTTAACGCTAAAAACCGTTGGACGAGCCTCCCAGTCAACCCTTGTTACAAGTGTTATCGGGTATTAACCCGATGGTGGTGATAAGTCTGGCCGTTATTTTTCTGCTGCTGATTATCTCGGGGCTGGTTTCCGCCTCCGAAGTGGCTTTTTTTTCACTTAAGCCGGATGACCTGGATCGGTGCCGCGACCGCAACTCAAAATCCGACCGCGCCATCATCGATTTATTAAATAATCCGCGTCAGTTGTTGGCCACCATTTTAATTATGAACAACACGGTAAACGTGGGGATCGTAACCATATCAACTTTTCTGATGTGGGAACTGGCCGGCACCCGCAGGCCCGAGGAATTGATTGTGCTGGGCGTAACCCTGGCCGTAACCATTGCCATCACCTTTTTCGGTGAAATCCTCCCGAAAGTATATGCTACCAAGCACAACATCAGCATGGCACAACTGATGGCCGGGCTGTGGCGTATTTTAATTGCTTTGTTTAAGCCTGTGGCCACACCGCTTATGAAGATGAGCAACCTTGTTGAAAAACGATTTGAAAAGAAGGGCTACCAGGCTACCGTGGAAGAACTGCACCAGGCCCTTGAAATTGCCACCAGCACCGATGAAACCACCCGCGAAGAAAAAGAAATTCTGAAAGGCATTGTAAACTTTGGTACGATAACCGTTAAGCAAATTATGCAATCGCGGGTTGATATTGCTGCAGTTGACATGGAGAAAAATTATCATGAACTGGTGGACTATATCCGGGGTTATGGTTTTTCGCGGATGCCGGTATATCGGGAAACACTCGATAAAGTAGAGGGCGTGCTGCATATTAAAGACCTGCTGCCCTTTATTGACCGGGAGCCCGGTTTTAAATGGCAGTCGTTGATAAGGCCCGGGTTTTTTGTTCCTGAAACCAAAAAAATTGATTCGTTGCTGAAGGATTTCCAGGAAAAGCATGTGCATATGGCTATTGTGGTGGATGAGTATGGGGGGACCTCCGGCCTGATTACGCTTGAAGATGTAATTGAGGAAATTATTGGGGAGATAAACGATGAGTTTGACGAGGCCGGTCAGAAATTTCAACGGTTAGACGAGCTAAACTTTATCTTTGAAGGACGAATTACCCTTCATGACTTTTGTAAGGCCCTGGATATACCTGCCGATACATTTGATGATGTACGCGGAGAAAGTGAATCACTGGGCGGGCTAATCCTTGAATTAAACGAAGGGTTTCCTGCAGTGGGCGATCGCATTGCGTATCGCCAGTTTACCTTCACTGTTGAATCGCTTGATAAAAAGCGAATCAGGCGGGTGCGCGTAACCATATCGGAATAGCCACATGACCATCACAAAAATCTCATTGGTACTGTGCATGATTTGCCTCGTTACCGGCTGCCAGCGCGAATTCCTGCCAAAACCCATCGGCTACAACCGCCTTGTGATGCCTGACCCTGAGTACCTTCCGCTACCCGATTCGCTGCCGTACTCATTTGAATATTCCCGTCATGCCCGGCTGCTGGCCGATACTTCGGGTTTCAGTGAACGGTACTGGATTGAACTGTATTATCCTCTTTTAAAATCAAATATTCATATCACCTACAAGCCTATTCAAAACAGCGAGCAACTGCTGAAAGAGTTTGTAAACGATGCCTACACGTTAGCGGCCAAACACCAGATAAAAGCCTACGCCATTGATGAGGTGATTGTAAAAACACCTTCGGGCAAAACCGCGGTGGTGGTAGAGTTACAGGGCGAAGTGCCCAGCCAGATGCAGTTTACCATTACCGATTCTACCCGAAATTTTCTACGCGGTGCGCTTTACTTCAACACCAAAGTGCACAACGATTCACTGAAGCCGGCCATTGAGTATATGAAAAAAGATATTATGCATTTGATTAATACCTTCGCCTGGAAACCTGTTAAAAAGTAAATGTTTACATCCAAACGCAACAAGTTTACTTTACCGCCCGCCATTGTATACCTCAACTGCGCCTATATGTCGCCCCTGCTGAAAAGCGTGGAGAAGGTCGGTATCCGAGCGATTCGGAAAAAGAGAAATCCGGCAATGATAACGGTTGATGATTTTTTCACAGACACTGAATTGCTGCGTGCTGCATACGCTCAGCTCATCAATGCACCGGAGCCAAGGCGCATCGTTATTATACCCTCCGTTTCATATGGAATGGCCAATGTGGTTAAAAACCTGCCGATCAAACGCGGTGAACATATTATTGTAGCCTCCGAACAATTTCCCAGCAATTATTACCCCTGGAAAAGCTTATGCGATGACACGGGTGCAGAGATAACCGTTGTATCACCCCCTGATGGGTTTGTTAATCGTGGCAAACAATGGAATGAACGCATCCTTGAAACCATCAACAACAAAACAAAAGCAGTGGCCATTGGCCATGTGCATTGGGCTGACGGTACCCGTTTTGATTTGGAGGCCATCCGCAAACGTACCAGAGAGGTTGGCGCATTGCTGATAATTGATGGAACCCAATCGGTAGGCGCGCTGCCATTTGATGTGCAAACTATCCAGCCCGATGCGCTTATTTGTGCCGGCTACAAGTGGCTGCTCGGCCCGTACTCTATCGGCCTGGCTTACTATGGAGAATTTTTTGACAATGGTAAGCCGGTGGAAGAAAACTGGATAAACCGCAGTGCCAGTGAAGATTTTGCCGGGCTTGTGAATTACAAAGACACCTACCAGCCGGGATCACTCCGCTATGAAGTTGGAGAACACAGTAATTTCATTCTGGTGCCCATGCTGCTAAAGGCCATTCAGCAACTCAATAACTGGAAGCCTGACAGAATACAGGAATACTGCAGCCAGCTAAGCGCTCCCGCTATCGATTCGCTAAAGCACCTGGGTTACCGGATTGAAGATGCGAACTGGCGGGGCGGCCACCTGTTTGGCATTCGATTACCGGATACGGTGGCCATGGAAAAAGTTAAACAAGCGCTCCTGAAAAACAAGGTGTTTGTTTCGTACCGGGGCAATGCCATCCGGGTGGCTCCGAATGTTTATAATACCGATAATGACTTACGTAAACTGGTCAGGGTTTTAACAAAGTTCAGATAGACTGGCCCAGGTCAAACTCCTGAAAGACTTCCCAGATTTTTCCGTTATGCTTTAGCAAAGCAATTTGCTTCGCTAAAAATTCACCACCGAACGGTTTATTCTTAAACTCCTCCCACGCCATTTTAAAGGCTGTCTTTTTTAAATCGCGGAAAGCCAGTGTTACGTGTGGATGAAACGGATTGTCTTTGTGTGTGGCATTGAACAGGTTCAGCACTACTCTACAAAACCGTGAAAGTTTCTTATGCAAATTTTCCAGCGGTTCTGATTTTTGGATATCAATAAATAGTACACGCGGTGGAAAACACCCGAAGTTTTGAAAATGAATCTGAACAGGAGAACAAGCCGAAAAAAAATCACTCAGTTTGTCGGTAAGGACTTTCTCCTTTCCAGGCCGCCACTGAAACGGCATGTGCAGGGTAATGTGGGGCGGAGAATTAAGTGAAGCCCTGCTATTGTACTGGTTACTGAAATGAACTTTTAACTCCTGCGCTAATTCATGGTAGGGCTCGGGCAGTATAATTGCTATGAAATAAAGGGCTGTGCTTGTCTGATTCTTTTCCATCAACTCTTCAAAAACAAGATTTCGTTGTCTCAGGAGGAACTAAAATATACCACAAAAATCACATTGCTCTCCAACTCTTCTGCGGCTAATTTGGCCAGTATTAAACCCAAAATGACATGAGATACACTATGTTGACCTGGGCAATGGTAATAGGTTTTGCCATTTCCTGCAGTGATGATGAGGAGAAACCATACCAATGCACAGACTGCGCACTTACACCAGAAGCCGTGGCTGCGAACGACAATTCCGGTAAAGGAATTTACAAAGGACTTGTTGTTGGTTCCAGCGGCACAATTAAGTTCAACATTGCCAATAGCGGATCTACGATTGATCTTAATTCTTGACGGTGTTACCATTCCGCTGACGACTACAGCAACCTACGATATTGCCAATGGCTTTGAGGGCTACTTTACCAACTCTACCAGCAGTGTATCCATTGGATTTTACGTAACTGCCGATGGTTTGGATTATGCCGTATTTGATCTTGAGATTGACGGACATCCAGATGCCATGATTGAAGTGGTTAAAGAACTTTCAACTGCTTTGGTTAAAGTGTTCGAAGGAACCTACTCCGGTGACGGAAATGGCGCATTCAATATGCTTGCTAAGGGAAGTGAATGGGAAGTTCTGATTGATGAGGGATACCTTTTTTCAGGCGCTATAGATGAAGGCGGTAATTTATCCTGTGATTTTGATGATTGCGAGTTCATAGAAGTTACGGGCAAAATCATTGGCGATACCGCTTCCGGTAATTGGAGTTCAAATTTCGATGACGATAACGGAAAGTGGAAAGCTGAACGAACCCTATAGCTGTTCTACAGTTTTTCCAGGATGAAGTCCGTCATCATGGTGTACAGGTGGTGCCGCCTTTTGGCACCTCGTACTCCATGCGGGTCATCCGGATAGTAGAATGACCTGAATTGCTTGCCGGCATTGATGAGGGCATCCTGTAAGGCCACGGAGTTTTGAAAGTGTACATTATC encodes:
- the gldE gene encoding gliding motility-associated protein GldE, translating into MDEPPSQPLLQVLSGINPMVVISLAVIFLLLIISGLVSASEVAFFSLKPDDLDRCRDRNSKSDRAIIDLLNNPRQLLATILIMNNTVNVGIVTISTFLMWELAGTRRPEELIVLGVTLAVTIAITFFGEILPKVYATKHNISMAQLMAGLWRILIALFKPVATPLMKMSNLVEKRFEKKGYQATVEELHQALEIATSTDETTREEKEILKGIVNFGTITVKQIMQSRVDIAAVDMEKNYHELVDYIRGYGFSRMPVYRETLDKVEGVLHIKDLLPFIDREPGFKWQSLIRPGFFVPETKKIDSLLKDFQEKHVHMAIVVDEYGGTSGLITLEDVIEEIIGEINDEFDEAGQKFQRLDELNFIFEGRITLHDFCKALDIPADTFDDVRGESESLGGLILELNEGFPAVGDRIAYRQFTFTVESLDKKRIRRVRVTISE
- a CDS encoding integration host factor subunit beta, whose product is MTKADIINEIAEKTGVDKADVTASVEAFFSVIKSNMANGHNIYIRGFGSFINKKRKKKIARNISRNTALVIDEHYVPSFKPAKIFVSKIKNSDKVKQLAEKA
- a CDS encoding 2'-5' RNA ligase family protein yields the protein MEKNQTSTALYFIAIILPEPYHELAQELKVHFSNQYNSRASLNSPPHITLHMPFQWRPGKEKVLTDKLSDFFSACSPVQIHFQNFGCFPPRVLFIDIQKSEPLENLHKKLSRFCRVVLNLFNATHKDNPFHPHVTLAFRDLKKTAFKMAWEEFKNKPFGGEFLAKQIALLKHNGKIWEVFQEFDLGQSI
- the ssb gene encoding single-stranded DNA-binding protein; this encodes MSGVNKVILVGRLGKDPEVRNLESGVSVANFTVATSETYRDRTTGEKKEITDWHNVVLWRGLAEVAQKYLHKGDLVYIEGKLKTRSWEKDGVTRYTTEVVADNMTMLSTRGSNTAVSSENQGYASPKNTSTESMPLPADTGGTDDLPF
- a CDS encoding aminotransferase class V-fold PLP-dependent enzyme, translating into MFTSKRNKFTLPPAIVYLNCAYMSPLLKSVEKVGIRAIRKKRNPAMITVDDFFTDTELLRAAYAQLINAPEPRRIVIIPSVSYGMANVVKNLPIKRGEHIIVASEQFPSNYYPWKSLCDDTGAEITVVSPPDGFVNRGKQWNERILETINNKTKAVAIGHVHWADGTRFDLEAIRKRTREVGALLIIDGTQSVGALPFDVQTIQPDALICAGYKWLLGPYSIGLAYYGEFFDNGKPVEENWINRSASEDFAGLVNYKDTYQPGSLRYEVGEHSNFILVPMLLKAIQQLNNWKPDRIQEYCSQLSAPAIDSLKHLGYRIEDANWRGGHLFGIRLPDTVAMEKVKQALLKNKVFVSYRGNAIRVAPNVYNTDNDLRKLVRVLTKFR
- the gldD gene encoding gliding motility lipoprotein GldD, with product MTITKISLVLCMICLVTGCQREFLPKPIGYNRLVMPDPEYLPLPDSLPYSFEYSRHARLLADTSGFSERYWIELYYPLLKSNIHITYKPIQNSEQLLKEFVNDAYTLAAKHQIKAYAIDEVIVKTPSGKTAVVVELQGEVPSQMQFTITDSTRNFLRGALYFNTKVHNDSLKPAIEYMKKDIMHLINTFAWKPVKK
- the mutY gene encoding A/G-specific adenine glycosylase, with product MDNRYFSQKVVEWYLKNKRNLPWRNTTDPYKVWLSEIILQQTRVEQGLPYYSLFIKKFPTVKALAAAPAQLVLRAWQGLGYYTRARNLHRCAHIVAQQLNGKFPDNYAALLTLPGIGNYTAAAIASICFNEPVAVVDGNVFRVLARVFGIYEPINSVSGKQRFNELANILIDKERPALFNQAIMEFGALHCTPRNPLCADCIFKKQCVAYAGILQTELPVKIKKKPARNRYFTYVVFRKGNFLFMNKRSAGDIWQSLYDFYLVEGRSQKLTLAWFKKHHTELAPLLTQVKQPGATRWYRHNLSHQKIFARFLVVNGVPDKKLGLRKFSLKTVENLPKPVLISRFLKDAQLL